From a region of the Besnoitia besnoiti strain Bb-Ger1 chromosome I, whole genome shotgun sequence genome:
- a CDS encoding hypothetical protein (encoded by transcript BESB_010540), which produces MASSDSLFFLLNNVWVAPTAVFSSRANSASLAVYLPATVSQAHSGCQIAAGGYAIDVARPGGDSVSPHGKFLLINVNSSDDLGDKLDELVLHSFRNWGQSSTKLKAVKIHVLRSLLSDFNFHRPPLLPLLLQPNWGLPHTLRAAAWRKYQPWHHCPRRKPTAGLQQQAPHFDSSTEPPLEAVFLSIFSWQPLFSSLVDVGAAHALGIRPTVLEAASRAFLAAALTRRENALHINRSSISSYSQARQHYGHFCLEAAADALALAGTVNLSSGRRDARPSRARGQDESSSLLHDGGCAEGPRLSASVHSIVAAALLARSCDRSLATVCPRVTLMRAISYWWCLEQLQLPDPWSSSGSGGGGPRHRAPSRGENGWVPVVLNHRSEAPSPFTPLGGDSCSPTQVSPGSLLTSPSGSLSLARGGGGPGTVSTNDSMRITPGASAAVASSGASGASDGRTATCGDLYLVRGKNIPSSGNRLLQQLQDSFDSSMAAVLERQHESLIQLRERQSTEMEEACGRREERGVEHSGGEGPRSARHDERLGAESVAAQDEIKSALRSESLMPPHSAEASETNSTVKSGGGGSPAEDVAGMRGSQGTLGRTNAGLQKGSGSLDAAEERPIVSPSCEVAKTVEALVLQHVSEFELLELHWRAERVLLRQQHLQDLKDVAVDLYLLHKAAVDGQDSPLILPPLPSAHESDLLPADWHSRNYGGSVSQEALLGLHQRQGTVDVVGGTHTRGRTSSNRLSAEETSVEVCNPHWHEDRAGEGRRTMSRSPLFPASPISAGGGGRATRGPVDEVSSGEMEASSNSFGTRGLPSTERNAVSFGASQHQPLALPPALHIVTPTSVLRRLIEHRRKQQEERAKEGGNQAVKDWRQGTLSGVVGSSSAPRDARLPVSRRSSCGEVTAGSASSSERPRARSSRSSLVAVEGGASPPSSATRRGDQVRTPPSARAAREPPSFPAVVDVRPLLSPSVWEQRLRCWPEEQMLRRLKQHAILPLMFGQQRKRCFVIRICTGNVTDIAQHASSASAGGAQLCSASGGVEATTLRTPEGRFGQFRTGDARLACHESSSTFSDSYVDYLCGMSAAYDYHATEYPSRADFFWIDSVASPFTGRSYCSDDALMGGAPPPGAGGACYRRGSLASIVTARGTQLGISRSGEEEADLGRSVSADASALLGFSNSSSSLGRAPSCDPFSHTVCIKAADHARCRGCSGGIGNCWCSSSFSLVGPRPQPLVAIVLPVATSLKLRAPAYQRWRAQTAAASDFVFPGIDEQRRMLDVHLRRRAVAQNQGLAEGPGSVGGTGHVTAVSGEPGTFPSAAPSALEVGEVFISRHSNNGGASVIFHLVVSGAAPASRKAMPVSAVGKLATAVRGSELCQRDAVVTSVTDRDYLRRMRSTNSGGNDDTSAGKPRFDGDDTKEPESDLCRLGANEDSGTPASGDPSFRNPPPSLEKAVHKPQQDSALLLGTCKLEPEGLLPSELQRGLKEVLSVASTGGIRTLTMPLLLTDGGAADCSLPFALLQRRVFQVLRCLINELRCIASSSERSPQLRQIVLVLPQQQSQRHEAGKGAAKGGGEVSAGDVDGERKTQDERWMNGILQSTINFIRHSTHCCTLVR; this is translated from the coding sequence ATGGCATCAAGCGATTCCCTTTTCTTTTTATTGAACAACGTGTGGGTTGCGCCTACAGCCGTGTTCAGCAGCCGCGCTAATAGCGCGTCCTTGGCTGTGTATTTGCCTGCCACGGTGTCTCAAGCGCATTCAGGGTGCCAAATCGCAGCGGGTGGATATGCAATCGACGTTGCCCGCCCAGGTGGGGATTCGGTTTCTCCACATGGAAAGTTTCTATTGATCAATGTGAACAGCTCGGATGACTTGGGAGACAAACTTGATGAACTGGTCCTACACTCGTTTAGGAATTGGGGGCAGTCCTCCACAAAGTTGAAAGCTGTTAAGATTCATGTTCTGCGTTCGCTTCTATCAGATTTCAATTTTCatcgccctcctcttctgccaCTTCTGCTGCAACCAAATTGGGGACTTCCTCACACGCTGCGTGCTGCCGCATGGCGGAAATATCAACCATGGCACCACTGCCCGCGCCGAAAGCCCACGGCGGGGCTCCAACAACAGGCACCTCATTTCGATTCTTCTACGGAGCCGCCATTGGAGGCTGTCTTTCTTTCCATCTTCTCTTGGCAGCCCTTGTTTTCTTCCCTCGTGGACGtaggcgcggcgcacgctCTAGGCATCCGGCCGACAGTTCTTGAAGCGGCGTCGAGGGCGTTTCTTGCTGCAGCGCTGACTCGACGTGAAAACGCCCTTCATATCAACAGGTCTTCGATTTCTTCGTACTCACAAGCAAGGCAACACTATGGACACTTCTGCCTCGAAGCTGCTGCCGACGCACTTGCGCTGGCGGGGACGGTGAACCTCTCTAGCGGCCGTCGTGACGCGAGGCCGTCGAGGGCTCGCGGGCAAGATGAGTCCAGTAGCCTGCTACACGATGGTGGGTGCGCAGAGGGTCCTCGGCTGTCTGCATCGGTTCACAGCATTGTTGCCGCCGCTTTGCTCGCAAGGAGCTGTGACAGGAGTCTTGCAACTGTGTGCCCTCGTGTCACGTTGATGCGAGCTATTTCGTACTGGTGGTGCcttgagcagctgcagctcccAGATCCTTGGTCTTCATCCGGTagcgggggaggaggacCGAGGCACAGGGCACCGTCCCGCGGAGAGAATGGATGGGTTCCTGTGGTCCTGAATCACCGTTCAGAAGCACCCTCACCTTTTACACCGTTAGGTGGCGACTCATGCTCGCCAACACAAGTCAGCCCCGGGAGCTTACTGACGTCCCCGAGTGGGAGCTTGAGTCTTGCACGCGGTGGGGGGGGTCCAGGCACAGTCAGCACTAACGATTCCATGCGAATTACGCCGGGGGCTTCGGCAGCTGTTGCCTCCTCGGGAGCAAGCGGGGCGTCCGACGGCAGGACCGCGACCTGTGGTGATCTTTACCTCGTGCGGGGCAAAAACATCCCCAGCAGCGGGAACCGCCTGCTCCAGCAACTTCAGGACTCGTTTGACTCGTCTATGGCGGCAGTGCTGGAAAGACAACATGAATCTCTGATTCAACttcgagagaggcagagcacGGAGATGGAGGAGGCTTGTGGGCGTCGAGAGGAACGCGGGGTGGAACATAGTGGCGGTGAGGGGCCGCGCAGTGCACGGCACGATGAAAGGCTAGGTGCAGAAAGCGTTGCAGCACAGGACGAGATCAAATCTGCTCTACGGTCAGAGTCGCTGATGCCGCCAcacagcgcggaggcgagcgaaacCAATTCTACTGTGAAGTCTGGTGGCGGAGGCTCGCCAGCGGAGGACGTCGCCGGTATGCGAGGGTCACAAGGCACCCTGGGTCGTACCAATGCGGGGTTACAAAAGGGAAGCGGTTCCCTAGATGCTGCTGAGGAGAGGCCGATCGTCAGCCCAAGTTGTGAAGTGGCAAAAACGGTTGAAGCACTTGTGTTGCAACACGTAAGCGAGTTCGAATTGCTCGAACTGCACTGGCGAGCTGAGCGAGTCCTTCTGAGACAGCAACATCTGCAAGACTTGAAGGACGTGGCAGTTGATCTGTATCTCCTCCACAAGGCGGCAGTGGACGGGCAGGACAGCCCTTTGATTCTTCCTCCACTTCCATCCGCTCACGAGAGCGACCTCCTCCCTGCAGACTGGCACTCTCGTAACTACGGGGGGTCGGTCTCCCAGGAAGCCTTGTTGGGGCTTCACCAGAGGCAAGGCACCGTTGATGTGGTAGGGGGGACACACACGCGTGGGAGGACCTCCAGTAACCGGCTTTCTGCTGAAGAGACATCAGTTGAAGTCTGTAACCCGCACTGGCACGAAGATCGCGCAGGTGAAGGCCGGCGTACGATGAGTCGGTCCCCTCTGTTTCCAGCCAGTCCCATTTCTGCAGGTGGAGGTGGGCGTGCGACCAGGGGCCCCGTTGACGAAGTCAGCTCCGGAGAGATGGAAGCATCGTCGAATTCCTTCGGTACTCGAGGACTGCCGTCGACAGAGCGAAACGCCGTCTCATTCGGCGCTTCGCAGCACCAGCCACTAGCATTACCTCCGGCGTTGCATATCGTCACTCCGACCAGCGTCCTACGGCGATTGATTGAACACCGCAGGAAACAACAAGAGGAGCGCGCAAAGGAGGGCGGCAATCAGGCGGTAAAGGACTGGCGGCAAGGCACTTTATCGGGGGTAGTTggttcttcgtctgcgccaaGGGACGCACGGCTTCCTGTATCACGCCGTAGCAGTTGCGGTGAAGTGACCGCAGGGTCCGCCTCATCCTCTGAaaggcctcgcgctcgaTCGTCACGGTCGTCGCTTGTGGCAGTGGAAGGTGGGGCGAgtcccccctcctctgcaACTCGTAGAGGGGATCAAGTAAGGACTCCGCCAAGCGCGAGAGCAGCACGAGAGCCGCCTAGCTTTCCAGCGGTTGTAGACGTCCGACCCCTCTTGAGCCCTTCAGTGTGGGAACAGAGGCTGCGGTGCTGGCCAGAAGAGCAGATGCTGAGACGGCTCAAACAGCATGCGATCCTACCTCTCATGTTTGGTCAACAACGGAAGAGATGCTTCGTCATTCGGATTTGCACAGGAAACGTCACAGATATTGCCCAGCACGCGTCATCGGCGAGTGCCGGAGGAGCACAGCTGTGTTCAGCTTCCGGTGGGGTCGAAGCAACGACTCTGCGTACACCGGAGGGCCGCTTCGGTCAATTCCGAACTGgtgacgcgcgcctcgcatgTCATGAAAGCTCAAGTACGTTTTCGGACTCTTACGTGGACTATTTGTGTGGCATGTCTGCGGCGTATGACTACCATGCAACGGAGTATCCGTCGCGTGCGGATTTCTTTTGGATCGACTCTGTCGCATCCCCCTTCACTGGACGCAGCTACTGTTCTGATGACGCCTTGATGGGCGGGGCACCCCCgccgggcgcaggcggcgcatgcTACCGCAGAGGTAGTTTGGCCTCCATAGTGACAGCGCGAGGGACGCAACTGGGCATCAGCCGTTCGggtgaggaggaagcggattTGGGGAGGTCTGTGTCTGCAGATGCCAgcgccctcctcggcttTTCAAATTCCTCAAGTTCTCTAGGTCGGGCGCCGTCATGCGATCCATTCTCACACACGGTGTGCATCAAGGCTGCCGACCACGCAAGGTGCCGCGGCTGCTCAGGGGGGATTGGAAATTGCTGGTGCTCatcctccttttctctggTCGGACCCCGGCCCCAGCCGCTCGTCGCGATAGTCCTGCCAGTCGCTACTTCGCTGAAACTGCGGGCCCCCGCGTACCAGCGgtggcgcgcgcagacagcTGCAGCCAGTGACTTTGTCTTTCCTGGAATCGATGAGCAACGTCGGATGCTGGACGTCCACCTTAGGCGACGAGCCGTTGCTCAGAACCAGGGACTAGCTGAAGGACCCGGTAGCGTTGGAGGAACCGGCCACGTGACAGCAGTGTCTGGAGAGCCTGGAACGTTTCCTTCCGCAGCCCCTTCAGCACTCGAAGTCGGCGAAGTATTTATCTCTCGCCACTCAAAcaacggcggcgccagcgttATCTTCCATTTGGTCGTGTCCGGGGCAGCTCCGGCCTCACGCAAGGCGATGCCAGTGTCTGCTGTTGGTAAACTCGCAACGGCTGTGCGCGGCAGTGAACTGTGTCAGAGAGACGCTGTAGTGACAAGCGTGACAGACAGGGATTATCTGAGACGAATGCGCAGTACGAATTCAGGTGGCAACGACGACACAAGCGCAGGCAAGCCGCGGTTTGATGGGGACGACACAAAGGAGCCCGAGTCAGATTTATGCAGGCTGGGCGCAAATGAGGACTCTGGCACTCCAGCCAGCGGGGACCCGAGCTTTCGAAATCCGCCTCCGAGTTTGGAGAAGGCTGTGCACAAGCCTCAACAGGACTCAGCTCTTCTGTTGGGCACCTGTAAACTCGAGCCAGAGGGTTTGCTTCCGTCTGAGCTTCAGAGAGGCCTTAAAGAGGTTCTGAGCGTTGCGAGCACGGGGGGGATAAGAACCCTGACAATGCCTCTGTTGCTGACGgatggaggcgcagcggactGTTCTCTTCCCTTCGCGCTACTTCAACGCCGCGTGTTCCAGGTGTTGCGCTGCCTGATAAATGAGCTAAGATGTATTGCGAGTTCCAGCGAACGTAGTCCTCAACTGCGGCAGATTGTGCTGGTGCTCCCCCAGCAACAATCGCAGCGGCATGAAGCAGGCAAGGGCGCGGCCAAGGGTGGAGGGGAGGTCTCGGCAGGGGATGTTGATGGAGAGCGGAAAACTCAAGATGAGAGGTGGATGAACGGCATTCTTCAATCAACAATCAACTTCATCAGACACAGCACACACTGTTGCACCCTTGTGAGGTAA
- a CDS encoding hypothetical protein (encoded by transcript BESB_010550), protein MKGRTPTVTCRRRNASSSPSYFPGESVAGPSALHPPAFLVVPCYSPDNRKLRQGLAAPHDAPPREYNGQRAQWCLTNRRKQQMMGGLSRPSFGWLSAVANHWNRSSNRPAPVPWGRSDQARISTAALSSSMTAVNSLPKRHKSSDNAICQGDEDAVTASNDTQSPEAVPIEMLGPFALSRSIIKAFREDERDMTLWRRFACRTQVLLPSLPPSSLVPVLGAFATLGYRDRDLLGGAAEVLIPQLSLCTGKEVCRVTHHYAQLLARHDLLFSVCARELARRAHELQPNEVARVLHSYARLGYFHPHLFAVLRRRLFEVSKQLEPGALVLIVSAAARLRLCDEKLLAVVSAEICRRIGDVNVKGLAVVANACAELGVGNLFLLEILADEAFRKRAERRPQDVALLLRALGRLGHHCMSSKRQRALVDDLTRDLPKHLKKFSLEQVCMTVSALSRLWRDTSAVPRDGPSTRNDLLEALGDRVGDLAPELTPQSAAALVFAFAKLGYRHGPLLYHVPEHVERFLPDYSIDQLAKICFAYSKLQVPNAPVLQLTLQHLPKLLSRARRQGAAEAGMRNTGETTREPSPVRPGKTVVPHQVGEAACSDTKNKHASSESSMRDLDLGGGTAILESEGVCRNREAKDDSGGVLRPRRKSQSRLVRLYAGRASDSIHHASSLPPSSSPPAADDNDVESGSSDRSSALKLEGKGSERRLPGGLSFAFSKALVKVGTDGQPESSAADPTSGSIQPRLHSVLRILRAMLQLNIFDREALTVMGDHLAERAAEMPSFALVTVVDLYASLGFLHRPLIERIRIELRDPREDISFTQTELRRLYDALHVRLQLSPSEFGVLRVPQTAVDGSTPPSSKREILTCAVLRASAHLDATGGTSGAIFSETQSADRPGHGHEGSAKATGEATETVAPTTWLYLHVPAYLEKLLQPDVQEAISCVAEDSEALEAELRSFDFPVAHTAGFQEKAS, encoded by the exons ATGAAGGGGCGTACGCCGACAGTCACCTGTCGACGGCGGAACGCCagttcctcgccctcgtaTTTCCCTGGAGAGTCGGTGGCTGGGCCGTCGGCACTTCATCCACCAGCTTTCCTCGTGGTACCGTGCTACTCTCCGGATAATCGAAAACTCCGACAGGGCCTTGCCGCACCTCATGACGCCCCGCCAAGGGAGTACAACGGACAGCGAGCGCAGTGGTGCTTGACGAACCGGAGAAAGCAACAAATGATGGGAGGTCTCTCTCGACCGTCTTTCGGGTGGCTAAGCGCTGTAGCCAATCACTGGAACCGATCCAGTAATAGGCCCGCGCCTGTGCCGTGGGGCCGCTCTGATCAAGCAAGGATCTCAAccgccgccctctcttcttcgaTGACCGCGGTCAACTCGCTGCCGAAACGGCATAAGTCTTCTGACAACGCAATCTGTCAGGGCGATGAAGATGCGGTCACTGCCTCCAACGATACTCAGTCGCCGGAAGCTGTTCCCATCGAAATGCTCGGACCATTTGCACTTTCGCGCTCCATTATCAAAGCCTTCAG GGAAGACGAAAGAGACATGACCCTGTGGCGCCGGTTTGCCTGTCGCACCCAAGTTCTTttgccgtcgctgcctccgtcgtctcttGTTCCCGTCCTCGGCGCGTTCGCTACCTTGGGCTACCGAGATCGCGATCTTCTTGGTGGCGCTGCCGAAGTTCTGATTCCGCAGCTTTCTCTATGCACAGGAAAGGAAGTTTGTCGGGTGACTCACCATTACGCTCAGCTTCTGGCTCGGCATGACCTCCTCTTCTCAGTGTGTGCCCGAGAGCTTGCTCGGCGAGCACACGAGTTGCAGCCGAATGAGGTCGCCCGCGTACTTCACTCCTACGCCCGTCTTGGTTACTTTCATCCTCACctcttcgctgtcctccGTCGTAGACTTTTCGAGGTATCAAAACAGCTCGAACCCGGAGCCCTTGTCCTAATTGTGTCAGCAGCCGCAAGGTTAAGACTTTGCGATGAGAAACTGCTCGCCGTTGTTTCTGCAGAGATCTGCCGGCGTATCGGCGATGTGAATGTGAAGGGGCTTGCGGTTGTCGCAAATGCATGCGCTGAATTGGGAGTAGGGAACTTGTTTCTGCTCGAAATATTGGCGGATGAGGCTTTCCGCAAACGCGCCGAAAGGCGCCCGCAGGACGTGGCACTCCTGCTTCGGGCGTTGGGAAGACTCGGGCACCACTGCATGAGCAGCAAAAGACAAAGAGCTCTCGTGGACGACTTGACACGTGATCTGCCCAAACACCTGAAGAAGTTCTCTTTGGAGCAGGTGTGCATGACAGTTTCAGCCCTGTCCCGTCTGTGGAGAGACACGTCGGCGGTGCCTCGGGATGGACCCTCGACTCGGAACGACCTGTTGGAAGCCCTGGGAGACCGCGTCGGCGATTTAGCTCCAGAGCTAACTCCACAAAGCGCAGCGGCTCTCGTTTTTGCCTTTGCAAAGCTAGGCTACCGACACGGACCACTGTTATACCACGTTCCAGAGCATGTGGAGCGGTTTCTACCAGATTATAGCATTGATCAGCTGGCCAAGATATGCTTCGCGTACTCCAAGTTGCAGGTGCCAAACGCCCCTGTTTTGCAGTTGACTCTTCAGCATCTCCCTAAACTCCTCAGTCGGGCAAGGAGGCAGGGGGCGGCCGAGGCAGGAATGCGCAACACAGGGGAAACAACTCGTGAGCCTTCTCCTGTGAGGCCGGGGAAAACCGTTGTGCCACATCAAGTAGGGGAAGCTGCCTGCTCCGATACGAAAAATAAGCACGCATCCAGCGAGTCCTCGATGCGTGATCTAGATCTAGGTGGGGGGACAGCGATACTTGAATCGGAAGGTGTATGTCGCAACCGCGAGGCCAAAGACGACTCTGGCGGTGTCCTGCGACCTAGGCGCAAGAGCCAGTCCCGCCTTGTCCGGTTGTACGCTGGGCGAGCCTCCGACAGCATCCACCATGCTTCATctcttcctccctcctcttcacCGCCTGCCGCTGATGATAATGATGTCGAGTCAGGAAGCTCGGATCGTTCATCTGCACTGAAGCTTGAGGGTAAGGGCTCGGAGAGGAGGCTTCCAGGGGGCCTTTCGTTCGCGTTTAGCAAAGCTTTGGTCAAGGTTGGCACAGACGGGCAGCCCGAAAGCTCTGCAGCGGATCCCACCTCCGGCTCAATCCAGCCACGTCTTCACTCGGTTCTTCGAATTCTTCGGGCGATGCTACAGTTGAATATTTTTGACAGAGAG GCGCTTACAGTGATGGGAGACCATTTGGCGGAACGAGCAGCGGAGATGCCATCCTTTGCTCTCGTTACAGTCGTCGATCTTTACGCTTCTCTTGGGTTTCTGCACCGGCCTCTCATCGAAAGGATCCGAATTGAGCTTCGG GACCCACGCGAGGATATCAGTTTCACCCAAACAGAGCTGCGGCGTTTGTACGACGCCCTGCACGTTAGGCTGCAGCTTTCGCCCTCTGAGTTTggcgtgctgcgcgtgccACAGACTGCTGTGGATGGGTCCACGCCACCGTCGTCGAAGAGAGAAATTCTGACATGCGCTGTGTTGCGCGCCTCGGCTCACCTTGATGCCACAGGCGGAACCTCTGGCGCCATATTTTCGGAAACCCAAAGTGCCGACAGGCCTGGCCACGGACATGAGGGCTCAGCGAAGGCAACaggagaggcgacagagacggTAGCGCCCACCACGTGGTTGTACTTGCATGTTCCCGCATATCTGGAGAAACTTCTTCAACCAGACGTGCAAGAGGCGATCTCATGCGTGGCTGAAGACTCTGAGGCTCTTGAGGCAGAACTGCGGTCATTTGACTTCCCTGTGGCGCACACTGCAGGCTTCCAGGAGAAAGCCTCATGA
- a CDS encoding transmembrane protein (encoded by transcript BESB_010560), whose protein sequence is MCWGSFTRNSDPMELQQLRTGGHRGDRPHAQAAPGHRLLPDSSTWSAFNTNTEGDCSYHQSQGAAMADRHPYCVVWTYLPCLTTFFPFIGHVGICTAEGVVHDFAGPYFVSVDRMQFHRPMRAWRLERERMHPPVDAAAYDMAIQAADTRFRETSHNLFCNNCHHHVAEALNRMAYDGRRDWTQFDVWWQLLIHGRFLTWRDWFLVWAPWILLVMVVLVSTTALPWLKRS, encoded by the exons ATGTGCT GGGGATCTTTCACGCGTAACTCGGATCCGATGGAACTGCAGCAGCTACGGACCGGTGGGCATCGCGGGGACAGGCCACACGCCCAGGCAG CACCAGGGCACCGGCTGCTGCCAGACTCATCGACATGGTCGGCATTCAATACAAATACGGAAGGCGATTGTTCTTACCACCAATCGCAAGGGGCAGCCATGGCGGACCGG CATCCGTACTGCGTCGTCTGGACCTACCTGCCCTGCTTGACGACCTTCTTTCCGTTTATCGGCCACGTAG GCATATGCACTGCTGAGGGCGTGGTGCACGACTTCGCCGGACCGTACTTCGTTAGCGTCG ATCGAATGCAGTTTCACAGGCCGATGAGAGCATGGCGTCTTGAGCGCGAACGTATGCATCCTCCCGTCGATGCAGCA GCGTATGATATGGCAATCCAGGCAGCGGACACACGGTTTCGCGAGACGTCACATAACCTTTTCTG TAATAATTGTCACCATCacgtggcggaggcgctgaaTCGTATGGCGTACGATGGTCGAAGAGACTG GACACAGTTTGACGTATGGTGGCAGCTCCTAATCCACGGCCGTTTCTTGAC ATGGCGTGACTGGTTTCTCGTGTGGGCGCCGTGGATCCTTCTGGTCATGGTCGTCCTCGTTTCGACCACCGCGCTGCCGTGGTTAAAAAGGTCTTAG
- a CDS encoding hypothetical protein (encoded by transcript BESB_010570), producing the protein MTEVVGWLARKQNDRTDLREETHEAAPVDIATYFAPGPELISHLTKKIGSSSAVYFLGDSLERSESMTSNSEGDIFQSTPPNMSPTTQLLTAVREMCTSRSSAVASPTLASGDEKEHEHHRDSHKTVLDQPAAGLPPVIQYTPQLRPNHSRSGQVAGYLESPARVLLVGSIAEQGRVLGLKEPVVRCLCEEEGVAFLKVCQGEHLHDCTYADHICLYA; encoded by the exons ATGACCGAGGTAGTAGGGTGGTTAGCGCGGAAGCAGAATGACAGAACTGACCTTCGCGAAGAGACTCATGAAGCCGCCCCTGTAGATATCGCCACATACTTCGCCCCTGGTCCTGAGCTCATCTCGCACCTGACGAAGAAAATTGGATCCAGCAGCGCCGTGTACTTCCTCGGGGATAGCCTCGAAAGAAGTGAAAGTATGACCTCCAATTCTGAAGGCGATATTTTCCAGAGCACTCCTCCCAATATGTCACCAACAACGCAGCTACTCACCGCCGTCAGAGAAATGTGTACGTCAAG ATCTTCCGCAGTTGCTTCGCCTACATTGGCAAGCGGTGATGAAAAGGAGCATGAGCACCACAGGGACAGTCACAAGACTGTACTG GATCAACCGGCAGCAGGCCTTCCGCCTGTGATTCAGTACACCCCCCAATTGAGGCCGAATCACAGCCGTTCCGGACAAGTCGCCGGATATCTAGAGTCCCCTGCAAGAGTCCTGCTTGTAGGAAGCATCGCGGAGCAGGGCCGCGTCTTGGGCCTGAAGGAACCTGTCGTCAGGTGTTTGTGTGAAGAGGAGGGCGTCGCATTTCTGAAAGTGTGTCAGGGAGAGCACCTTCACGACTGCACATACGCTGACCATATTTGTCTCTATGCATGA